The following are encoded together in the Candidatus Tumulicola sp. genome:
- a CDS encoding SDR family NAD(P)-dependent oxidoreductase has product MNNRTPTQSRVLIVTGASSGIGRALALLAADNGFAIVAIARRAERLAELRDAIVRAGGSCTTVAADVTSPETARKIVDTAMQAFGRIDVVVNNAGAGAFGPLLEQSEAATDYQWQLHVAGPLRLARAAFPQLERNRGQLLFLGSGLARVPLPSYGAYASAKAAARAAAIQLRRELRGFGVAVTYVDPGLVDTEFHIAMGSKVSSNVPAVSPQRVARAILRGIRRRSPVVNAVPLQTLGVIALELLAASIDGVLSKMPATPSDDAATPARPAPAPQPEPAAVAPPVAAETPKAQTDPFEAALEPVARRMERVKLSPTFVRDALNGSGDVELNELAMRWAGMPNKNERAALHEVLDALTTAGYLQSTGDETWKVLRTAG; this is encoded by the coding sequence ATGAATAACCGAACGCCCACGCAATCGCGGGTTCTCATCGTCACCGGCGCAAGTTCCGGTATCGGGCGCGCACTCGCGCTCTTAGCTGCAGACAACGGCTTTGCGATTGTCGCCATCGCACGACGCGCCGAACGCTTGGCCGAACTGCGCGATGCGATCGTGCGTGCCGGCGGATCTTGCACGACGGTCGCCGCCGACGTCACATCTCCGGAAACGGCGCGCAAGATCGTCGATACGGCGATGCAGGCATTCGGGCGCATCGACGTCGTCGTCAACAATGCGGGTGCGGGCGCGTTCGGGCCGCTGCTCGAGCAAAGCGAGGCCGCCACCGATTATCAGTGGCAGCTGCACGTCGCTGGTCCTCTGCGTCTGGCGCGCGCTGCCTTCCCGCAGCTCGAGCGGAACCGCGGACAGTTGCTGTTCCTCGGCTCTGGGTTGGCACGCGTGCCGTTACCGTCGTACGGAGCATATGCTTCGGCGAAAGCCGCCGCGCGTGCCGCAGCGATTCAACTCAGGCGGGAACTGCGTGGCTTCGGCGTCGCAGTCACCTACGTCGACCCCGGTTTAGTCGACACCGAGTTTCATATCGCGATGGGCTCGAAGGTTTCGTCCAACGTACCGGCCGTTTCGCCACAGCGCGTCGCGAGAGCGATTCTCCGTGGCATCCGTCGGCGCAGTCCGGTGGTCAACGCGGTACCCTTACAGACGTTGGGAGTCATCGCCCTCGAATTGCTCGCCGCGTCGATCGACGGGGTACTTTCCAAGATGCCGGCCACGCCGAGCGACGACGCTGCAACGCCGGCGCGACCGGCACCCGCCCCCCAACCAGAACCTGCTGCCGTCGCCCCGCCGGTGGCCGCCGAAACGCCGAAAGCGCAGACCGATCCATTCGAAGCCGCGCTGGAGCCAGTCGCCCGGCGCATGGAACGCGTGAAGCTCTCGCCAACCTTCGTGCGGGACGCCTTGAACGGGTCCGGCGACGTGGAGTTGAACGAGCTCGCGATGCGCTGGGCGGGCATGCCGAACAAAAACGAACGCGCCGCGTTGCACGAAGTGCTCGATGCATTGACGACCGCGGGTTACTTACAATCGACAGGAGACGAAACGTGGAAAGTCCTTCGCACCGCCGGATGA